DNA sequence from the Cronobacter turicensis z3032 genome:
GAGCGCAAGCTCTGCGGCAGCTACGCGGTCTACTACGTGCTCTCGATGGAGCAGGGCGTGAAGTGCTGGATAACAGTGCGGGTCGAGGTGGATGCGAATAAACCGGAGTTCCCGTCCGTGACGCCGCGCGTGCCCGCCGCCGTGTGGGGCGAGCGCGAAGTGCGCGATATGTATGGTTTGGTTCCGGTTGGTCTGCCGGATGAGCGCCGCCTGGTGCTGCCGGATGACTGGCCGGACGACCTGTATCCGCTGCGCAAAGACAGCATGGATTACCGCCAGCGCCCGGCGCCGACCAGCGATAAAGAGACCTATGAGTTCATCAACGAACTGGGCGATGCCAAAAATAACGTGGTGCCCATCGGTCCGCTGCATGTCACCTCCGACGAACCGGGCCACTTCCGGCTGTTCGTGGATGGCGAAAACATCATCGACGCCGACTACCGGCTCTTTTACGTCCACCGCGGCATGGAGAAACTCGCCGAAACCCGCATGGGCTACAACGAAGTGACGTTTCTCTCTGACCGCGTCTGCGGCATCTGCGGGTTCGCCCACAGTACGGCCTACACCACGTCGGTGGAAAACGCGATGGGCATTCAGGTGCCGGAACGCGCGCAGGCGATCCGCGCCATTCTGCTGGAAGTCGAGCGGTTGCACAGTCACCTGCTGAACCTCGGCCTGGCGTGTCACTTTGTCGGCTTCGACTCCGGCTTTATGCAGTTTTTCCGGGTGCGCGAAACGTCCATGAAGATGGCGGAGATCCTGACCGGCGCGCGCAAAACCTATGGCATGAACCTGATTGGCGGCATTCGCCGCGATCTGCTGAAAGATGACATGATCCAGACCCGTCAACTGGCCCAGCAGATGCGCCGGGAGGTGCAGGATCTGGTGAGCATTCTGCTCAGCACGCCGAATATCGAACAGCGCACGGTGGGCATTGGCCGTCTTGACCCGCAGATCGCCCGCGATTTCAGTAATGTGGGGCCGATGGTGCGCGCGAGCGGCCACG
Encoded proteins:
- the hycE gene encoding Formate hydrogenlyase subunit 5, encoding MSEEKTGQHYLRALHEAFPGVVLDEAWQTKDQLTVTVKINYLPEVVEFLYYQQGGWLSVLFGNDERKLCGSYAVYYVLSMEQGVKCWITVRVEVDANKPEFPSVTPRVPAAVWGEREVRDMYGLVPVGLPDERRLVLPDDWPDDLYPLRKDSMDYRQRPAPTSDKETYEFINELGDAKNNVVPIGPLHVTSDEPGHFRLFVDGENIIDADYRLFYVHRGMEKLAETRMGYNEVTFLSDRVCGICGFAHSTAYTTSVENAMGIQVPERAQAIRAILLEVERLHSHLLNLGLACHFVGFDSGFMQFFRVRETSMKMAEILTGARKTYGMNLIGGIRRDLLKDDMIQTRQLAQQMRREVQDLVSILLSTPNIEQRTVGIGRLDPQIARDFSNVGPMVRASGHARDTRADHPFVGYGLLPMEVHIEQGCDVISRLKVRINEVFTALNMIDFGLDNLPGGPLLVEGFTYIPNRFALGFSEAPRGDDIHWSMTGDNQKLYRWRCRAATYANWPTLRYMLRGNTVSDAPLIIGSLDPCYSCTDRMTVVDVRKKKSQVVPYKELERYSIERKNSPLK